In Aerosakkonema funiforme FACHB-1375, the genomic window AAGTAGAAAATGTACATAATACTTCCCCCACTTCCCCACTCCCCCCATCCCCCGCTCCCCCGCTCTTCTCTAGTCCCTAACTATAACCTCGCGCTGTCCCGATCGCAACAAAATCCAGCCGATCGCAGCTACCAATGCACCAACAACAAGAAATCCCATATCCCAAGCCAATTGATTGGGGCCGGGTTTAACATGATGAATACCCAAAATTTGGTGATTTATCAGACCTTCAACAACATTAAACGACCCCGCACCGATCAGCAATGAACCACCAAAAACCTTTAATGATAGAGGAACGTTGCTATTAGAACTGGCACGCCACAGAAACCCAATTCCAACAGCTGTGAGAACATACATACCAGCATGAAATAAACCGTCCCAGCGTGTGTTCGCTTCTACATCAGAGATGCTATCGGTAGGCAGAACATTTGTCAGCATATGATGCCATTGCAGGATTTGGTGAAATACAATCCCATCAAAAAATCCGGCAGCACCCATACCGATCGACACACCCGCAGCAATCAAGCTTCCCAGTTGGTTTTGTTGTTTATCCATACCAATCCTCCTATTATAGATAGGGACTAGGG contains:
- a CDS encoding DUF2243 domain-containing protein, whose amino-acid sequence is MDKQQNQLGSLIAAGVSIGMGAAGFFDGIVFHQILQWHHMLTNVLPTDSISDVEANTRWDGLFHAGMYVLTAVGIGFLWRASSNSNVPLSLKVFGGSLLIGAGSFNVVEGLINHQILGIHHVKPGPNQLAWDMGFLVVGALVAAIGWILLRSGQREVIVRD